The Nymphaea colorata isolate Beijing-Zhang1983 chromosome 5, ASM883128v2, whole genome shotgun sequence DNA segment caacatgaataaaaaaaaaaatatgataataaTGCCATTCTTTCAAACAAGAGCTGCCACACTTGCATTAGGATAATTTAAATTAAAGAACCAAGAGCAAGAAAGAGATACCCTGAAGAGCGGAAACCCCACCCCCCTTTTCCCATACCTCTCCCCCCTTTTTCATACCTTTTAGGTTGACATAAGTGAGGAAGGTGACAAGAAGAAAGAGTTACTAAATATGCTCTATTATGTTGGATAAAGGGGAAATTTTATAAAACCCACTTAAAAGAATTGGCAATAAGCGACAGACACTTAACATTTTCATACTGTTAAAACAAATCCAacacaaaattatttttgaaaatttaattttttaattagcaAAAAATCCTTTTTCCGTTCAAAGTTACTTAGTACAATTACGGTTTGACTTAATCACATAATTATTTTAATTAGTTATTTAGACATAAGTAATCATTCATTAATAATATTAGATAAGTAGAAATTTAAACGAATTAACCATTGAGCTTACAAATTGTCTGTACTAAAGGTACTTTAATCTTTTTGATTAAGTGAAGTTAGTAATAAGTTACGGTCAGTAGGCAAGTGATTGGTTTTCAATTAATAATACAAAAGTTAGACGTCTTAGtaataatatgaaaaacttAAGTTAGCATTTTGATAACACCTTTAGAAAGTGTCGTTTTGCAAAATTGTTTTGAATACGGGTGACACTCTCGAGAcgatattttctaaaaaaaaaaaaaatggacggTCCCGATTGTTCACtcccttttgaaaatgttattttatcaATGTTTTGACTGTAAACAATGTTTTGGATGGAAACCCAAATTCTGCCTCCATTTAACTGTGTCATCCAAGAACAGCCTAAGTGTATGTGGCAACTCCattaattttcaagtttctttaaatgaaaagttattAATAGTTAATCTTGATGTAAAAGTTTACCTTGGCAGGGAATGCCTTATGCCTGGAAGGGTGAAACACAACCGAGCAGCAAAGTGGCTCACGATAAATGAGTTTGAGTTTTGAATCTTTGCGGACGCTGTTATGTTCTactaaaaaatgatttttcccCTTAAGGTGAACGCCATTTAACGGAACTGCAATAGTGCCTGGGCTCCTGATTGATGACTGGAAGTATACCTGAAGCTTGAAGTCAATTCTGAATGTTTGCCACTGCCATGATAGTAGTCCTCTTCCTTCACTGACAATCTGAGCTTAGTTTTCCGAGTCGCACAGACCACAACGCGAGCCAAGTTGATGAAAGGACTGCCTTCCGGTCTCGTGTCCCTGCAGCACCACTTGGCCGGAACAAACAGCGCCAGACAAAGGGCGCTCAGCACTGCACACAGTCCATAGCCCCAGTTCCAACCCACGTTGTCCATGACGTAAACGGTCACCAATGACGGAACAAGCGTCGAGACTGTGGTCGTGAGGAAATAGTAACTAGCAAACCTTTCCTGCTCCTCCTTCCTGTCAAACTGGTTCGAGCCCATTGTAACGTAGGTGAAGCTGGTCCCTGCTGTGCCCAGGGTGGTGACGCTGAAGGCCAAGCACAGGAACGCAAACTGGGTCCGCGTGGGGGGTTGGCACGAGCCCAGTTGGTGGTTGCACGAAGGTGGTGCCATGGATGGAAGCGATGCTGCCAATGCTAACATCAAAGTCCCCTGAAGGTCATCGGGAAAGTATGTGGGTATGTATGTAATTAGATAGGAATTATTTGTGCTGCTTTTATGAAGAATATTTCATCTTGCTATTCAATAAGAGGGTCAAAGCCTTCACCCTTCTCCCTATTCCTTCAGGACACCCCGCTTGTTTTGGGTGTTTCGAGGTGATGCTATTGTACTTTAACTTAAATATTGGTTATCAATTTTTGCGACACACAAAGTTTTGTTGACACCATGATGATTCGGAATGAACATTAGCCACTCACTGGCCCCCACCTAATCCATTATGCCAGCTCCCTCTAGGATTTGTGTTGCCTTTATTAGGCAGATATTGTgctcaattatatatatagatcacagctcaaattcaatttgaacTCAAGATCTTGCATAAAACTCGTCTCATAATCCGGTAAGTGGTTTGCATAAGTTGCGACAACCTGATTATTATGaaagttattattttttgtgaaaatacATATACTTGAAGGTCTTTTAGTAGTGGGAACAGCAATCAAATTATTATACAAATGCAGATATATGTAAGACAATAACGTAGTGTTCCACAAACTACAAAagagtttgttattgttttcattATCAAACAGCCTTTTGTAATATGACAAAAGGTATTGAATTGTTTTCATTATCAGGTATTGAATTGTTTTCATTATCAAACAGCCTTTTGTAATATGACAAAAGGTATTGAAGGGAGAACATCTGTCATGCAAGTTAATTCTAAAGGAACCGACTCTACTTTAGAAACATGTTATGTGACAAATGAATTAGCAAAACATTTTCTGCGTATCATTGACACTGAGGTTAGTCCAGGCCTAGGTTACAAAAGTCAAGCATGTGCAACTAGAGGTCAACTCATTTTAAACAACATATGGATGGATATCGAGCTAAGTTTATTAACCATTCGACTTCAATTTtggcttgaacttgactcgtttaacataTGAATGGATATCGAGCTGAGTTTATTAAAGTTGATTACTGGTGGAGCTTGAGGCAGGCGAGCTTGAGTAACTAGATTCATTATGCAGCCCTATCAAAAGCGTAGGTGTTCACGACAATGAACAATCTGCTACCCACGAACTGTTCATTTGAGGAGCCCATATTTTAACTCTAGTTTTAAGATAGGCCTCACATCTCTAATTACTTAATTCcggcttttctttttgttgaaatttctaaaagactGTTTTCTAGTACcgtttttttaagttaaaaaggGCGTTTGTATGACAACCAAAAACCACAATTTGGAGGCAAAACCTGCTTTTATCTCCAAAACCAAATATTCAGAGAAAACTCGGTTATGATAAAATCTGGTTCTATTAAAAGCACCCATGGCCCTTCGAAGATCATTCAAAATCTAGTTTGCGGATGCGCCACAGAAGCAAATAAACAAGTTTATAGAACTGATTAAAaatcttggttttcataaaactaagTTTTTAGTGAATGGAGTTAGAcaagggtgtcatccaaactcCCCTCTGTTTCATTCTCACACCAAAGATTTCTCTTTTTTgcccatgaaaaatgaaagcctCTTGGTCAATTCATGGTGCAAACGGACACTTCAGATTTAATGGCAGCATAAATAAATGTCCAGGTCTTAAATTTCTGACCGTTGCTCATGAAAGCAAGGTCGCATATGACATGTCCAATCGCAAATAGAAAGCACACTATCTTTCAAAACCATCCAATCCGACGATGGTTATATGCATCCCTGGTGTACCCATTATAGTGTAGAATGACCATAATTTCCTCCATAAGTAAAAAGGAAATCTTTTGGTGTAGCAATAGGATGGTGCACTCAACTCACTCTACATCTAATCGACCACTTCCATCAAGTGTCTTCCCTCACCcgttgaaagaaacaaaatattattTGAGAAACGACTTCTATTCTGAATGATACGAGTTTCACTGGGGGGAAGCAGCAGGATTCTGGTCTACCAAGGGTGCCTCTCGGGCAGGGAAGTTCCTCAGGGGTAAAAGTTTCTACTGTTTAGCATAGTTATGACCACGATCCAACCAACGTTATTATATCAAGTAAAAATTTACTGGGCAAGCAGTTTAGAAGCTCAAATGAGGTGAAGAAGCCAGCGATCGATCAAGAAGAACGCATAAAAATCGGAGAAAAATACATACCAAAAAGGAGATGAACGTGAAGACAGAAATGGTTAAGAAGCAGCCCAGGTAGGAATCACAGAGGACGGCGCCTGCCACCGGAGACAGGCACGTGACAGAGTTGATTATATTGGTGATCTGCGATGCGCGGATGTTGCTGATGTTGAACCGGCGGACAAGGAACTGCAATAGGTTTATGGTTACTCCACAAGAGGCAATCGTGGAAGCCAATGAACTCCCTGCAATACAACAACACCAACAACATTTACCTTTCATTTAATTGTTTCCTCGTGATGCTGAACTCCTAGTTCACAAGGAGAAGGGGTGAATTGTCCCTAAAAATAGCATCGTTCCTAGCCATGCATCCAGAGTTCTCACCAGAAGACACACACAAGCATAATACTTTCCCTGCAAAAAGTTCAAGTGAGTGTTACCCAGAATAAAAGGGGCTGTTACCCATCCGCCACCATTCTTAGGACTGGTCTGCCCGACTTTCTCGTTTGGCATTTCAGTGGCAAGGGCTGGTACCAGACCGCCTTCTTCCTCTAGGGAAGCCATTTCTTGTTCAATGTTTTCTGTCtccttctccattttttttgtgCGCGTTTCGGGGATGGCTTTTGCCAACCAAAAAAGCTGATTACATGCACAATCTTTGTGCACCTTCGCATCATCAAGAGAGATGGGTGCTTAACACCTAAACAGAGATGGTGCTTAACACCCAAACAGACATGGGTGCTTGACACCTATCTATCCCTTGACGTGAGCCAAGAGAACACACGTCGTGTCACCGGGAACTGTGCCCAGTGCACGTAACCACCTCTCACCAAGGTTGTGTCGGGCAGTTCTCCTTCCACAGAAGAACGACACAGTGTGTTCCGACGGGCCGGGTTCGGGCTTGACCCGGCccggttataataaaataaaatatttttaaaattataaaataatttttttaaatatatatatttgttattaataaatatatattattaaaacaaaaaaatttaaaaatatatttttaatttttaacggACTTAATCGGGTCGAGCCTGGGCTAGTTTGGAGTAttgatttcagaattgaaaatgacataTTTGATAAAACAtcaattaaaatttcataattaatGAATTAAAAACATCTGCCTTAAagggagatgaaaaaaattctaaaattttggaatcGTATTTTTAACTCCTAAGGCTGAAGTTAtagaattctagaattaaaattctcattttttatgaaatgagaattgtgttatcaaacaaaaaaaattttgattctagaattataTGATTCTGCCATGGGGTGAAATTATGACTGAATTAATTAATTAACATCAACTCTCATGTTTGACAAAAAAGATAGAATAATGGTCTTATTCTTAGGTATTTTTATCACATAATAAATGACAAACATGTTATCGACATTCCCTAAGGCATGAGTATTTTCTGCACAACCAAAACGCGGGATGCAATATTCATTTTTGGAAAATCTGAAAAGCCTACGATTGAGATGTGTATGCTTTGCAGATTGACTATCATGGATGTCATTTCAATATTATTGACATTTAGTGCGCACCATTCAGCACCACTCAACGTTAGTGCTGCCCACCAATAATCGCAAGTGGCGAACAGCTTTTAGTTTAAAATTAGTTAAAACTCAGTGTGTGTGGCACTCTTGAATCGGTCATTGGATCAAATCAATGTGCCCCAAATATTGGCAGTAAGAACACTCACGGAGTGTCCAACGAAATTTGGAGCAGGTTCTCTCAAGGAACTGTATCTCCAACTAGAACTATAGTTTGCAAATCATCATCAAACCTCTTCAATTGTTCACTTTGCCTAATAATCATGCGCAGATTGGGTTGAAGCCAGAGCTGAACACAATTCTTGTACTGTGCAAGATAAGAAACTACTATGCAACAAGACTCTAATGGCTTCTTGAAGGTGATAAAACAATAGATCCTTTGCCCAAACATATGTCAAAGGTCATTTCAAAGCACATGGCACGcatcataaagaaaaaaggcCACGATTGAGTCTACTATGCTTCGGCACTGCTTCTACATCGTGAAGTTAAAAGGGCAGTCTTCCACCTGACAGCAAAAGTGGCTCTACCAGTGAGAGATTCTATGAATGCTTCTATTCTATACATTGAGATCTCAGTGGTGGACGGGGAACATATTCAAGAGTGTAAACAAATCTCTCCTTTTGGTCTTATCTTTGAGATAATGTTTCATGCGCACATGTTGGTGTTAGGAAAGGATAGACAATAGTGCAAATAACAgggtaagttaaaaaaaaagaaaagaattgaacaccttttttttttaggtggaaGGAGAGGAGGACTTATTGGTGGAGGTGGTGGTGCGGTTGCAGATATCAGACAATAGCACTGAGCTCGGGTCATAAATCGGAGATATTTTTAATGTCTCTTTTAAGTTCTTTAAGAACATGTTAATGTTACATGAATATGCCTCAAAATTAAAGTAAATTCATGTAACACTTGTTcacatgtttcatgaatctactccaattttgaggcagatttatgaaatacttatACAGCGTTTGTCGTATCAAATGACCCCTTAAGGGCAAGTTCTTATCATATTCATAATTGTCAGTTGTTAAGTTAGTGAAGAGTATCATTTGGCTGGCTAAAAGCACTGACATTTTGAGAACACTTTCAGTACAATACCTGAATTAATTCTAAGCAACATAAACATAATTAGATTTTCAGTATTGCAAAAATGAATGCATCAATTGCCCTTAGAACTTCtgaattatttattttgagTGGACTTAATTCAGTTTAACTGGTTACAATTACCTAATCAGCTTGAATAAGTGATACctaattgatcaatttcgattAGAGAAGTCTCGAAATTGAGTACTCTTAAAGCAAAAGCTTTGTGGTCGCAATACATTTTCCACTTTTTATTAATAACCAGAGTGATGGAGCCTGCTTTGGAGTAGGTCCACTATGGTTTGGACTAGGCCCTCACAAGGATGCAATggtagagcgagagagagagagagagagagaaagtacgAACAGTGGTAGGGACATTGTTGCTTAGGAGAACTCCGCCTGGGTTGCGAAGAACCACCGTCTTTATGACGTGGAGAGCTAGACATTGGAGAGCCTTCATGGTAGGCGACTTTACTGCTCCAAGAAGAGCTTGTGGTTGTTGTAGTACTATCATCCATGATGTGTTTTGAAGGAGAAAGGCAATGAAGAGTGTGTGCGGTCTTCTTCAAGCCCTTGAGATGGCAGGGAGGATGGACCGTCTCTAGCTATCTTTGGAATTGACagacagagaaagaaaggaacaaaaagccAGAATCTTTgcggagaaagagaaaaaaaaaaaaactttttttcattcttcatcCATTACTTGCTCCAAATAAGCTTActaattggttttttttataaCTAAGCATAAATAATTCTAAATTTAAATagcaggaaaaattcaaattgcaagtaacaaatgaaatttaagaaaatttcCTAAAATCTTGCTCTATGGCAACAAATAGGAAAGAGGCATGCACTATTTTGTCTAACTTTATATGGCCCTTCATTGTGTGGTCCCCACCTTGGGCTCCTCTTCCTTCCACGTGCCCATGATGTAACCTGTATTGGAAAAGTCAAAGTAGTAATTTGATGAAGCCAATTGACCGCACTGCCCACCACCTTTATTAGTTTTACGTTAGTATCCAAAAGCCTGCCTTGAAAGTTTAGATGATATGGTGCGCATTTTAATAAAGCCCCACAACTTTGGCTTTTCAAAATGTATTCTTTACCTTTTCACATGCATGAATTTGCCATTCTTGTGTGGGAATCATTTCCACTACCACCATTTAAGGCCTTGTCCTTGATGACTAGATTCACTTGTCTTTTTGCTTTTGCTGTTTGTTAACAGAACCAGCCATGAAATGAAATGGTATGGTGCATGTGGACAAATGTCCCTTTAGATGAGTCACCAAAAGCATCAACTGGTTCGGGCTCAAACAAAAGGCACCGGCCCAGGTGGGCCCCAGTctgataagattttttttaatactaattttattgatttttatatataattataatattttattataattaattatatatatattattttatattaaaaataatatttttaaattttagtgaAGGGAAGACGCTTCTACCTTTACTTCACTATTTCTTTTCACTCACTCAAATCTCTTCCCTCCGCCATGATTGCTAGGGACCTTGTTAAAACTCCCTTTGTACGCTACTTTTGCATTGTgatgaaaaaaaacatctaaAGTTAATTTTAAGTAACGTACAGTTTGTATATTAATGAACAACCTTGCCATGAGTGGCAGACATGCTATTTACAAACTCAATATCTTCTCAATATTGCTTTTCAAATAAAGAGTcctgaaccttttttttttagagagattAGCTATGGTTAGATGCAGGAGCGGAACCAATAGGGGGCTGCCAGGGCCCTGGCCCgtgcttgaattttttttaaagtcatgcctaattttataaaaaatcacttatcttatataaaaattttaaaaaattatatttcagtttctatcaaaattttgaaactataattcgaccgcctttataaaaaaattcatgtatCCTTTCCTAATTAGATGAATCAGTATTCCTACCCATTTTTGTTGAGAGATTATTCACTCTCGCTAAATTAGACTCCCCGTATCTTCCAACATAAAGAAGTCAAGCCTCAGCCTAGCCTAGATGCAAGTTTAGTTAATGACAAATGTattctttcttcaaaaaaaaaaaaaacttttggtaccataaaaatggaaattaaaaaaaatgatatgacTACAAAGAACatgctttttaaaaaaattacaaaaacatccCCCTTTTTTTACTaagtaagtaaaataataataataattattttaCAACCAACTGCATGCGGCTAAACACCCTTTTCACGACTGTACAATGatctttcaaattttgtttcatttcataTCCATATTATTCTTAGGAACCGTGACATCTTATTGTTAGGAACCATGAGATCGAGTTTTCTGAACGTGCATGCAACACATATGcactaaaaaaagaaagaaaagagtttgggccattttttttacaaaggtagtatattttagatatttaacatttttataattttctaatTATCCTTCTAAAAGCCTCCCACTTCGATGTTAAAAAATCGaaataaatttgtgaaattttcatttcttgcgAGTTTTTCAAAATCTTGCGATTATTTccctgtttttcattttatttgatttgttcATAAATGTGAAAATCTCACAATATCTGTGACACTGATTCGACGTGTATAATATATTACTAtcctttattttcatattacaCGTAGCTGGTGGAAATTGATTGACAAGCACCACATGGCTAGCCACTGCTCTTCAATTCGTAAAGCTTAGCACACAAGACGTAGTAAAGGAAATTGAGCGCTCCCAATGCCACAAGCAACCAGTAGACGTTGTCTACACGTCCTCTGTCGATATCATCAGTCAGCCATGGCGTCGCCTTCTGCACTGCGTGAACCAAGGTTGTGCTCAAATAATATCCGATCCCAACAGCCAACGAGGACATTGACGTGCCGACGTTCTTGAGGGAAGCCGGAAATTCTTGGTAGTACAAGTTCACTTGGTTAGGAATATAGAAAGCCGAGCCTACTCCAAGGATCACCAGCGGCAAGACCAGCCAAAGGGCTGAGATTGGAACAACGGCATCAAGGTGGTCGCCGGCGACGGCAAGACCACGTTGGTGGATTACCTGAAGCCTTCTTGCCTCAACACAGGCCATGGCGGCCAAGCCAACGATGGTTATCACATGTCCCACGCCTATCTTGTGAAGAAGGGTAAGCGGCCGTCGAACCATCAACCTGGAGAACGGATAAAAGAATCTGTCGATGAGTGGTAGGGAGATGGCCATGCTGGCGTAGAAGAAGACTTGGAAGGAAGCTGCCGGAACCTTGAAGCTTGAGCCCAGACTGCGGTCCATGACGAGAGATTGCAGGATGGTAAGATTGGTCTGAACGGCAGTGGCGACGGTGAGGTAGATTCCGGTGGACCATAGAGGGAACAGCCGGATCAGAGGCTTGAGGTCTTCCACTTCTTGGATAGTGCATAGTCTCCAGCGCTTTGCTATGGATCCATCCAAGTGGGTGTCACCTCCCGCTATAAGAGCAGCTTTGTTGATGAAACTGtagagggaaaagaaaattgcTATTGAAAATCTAGACATTGTTGGGCAGAACAATTTTAATACGAATCAAGAATCATGATATTAATGTCATCCTTCCAAACAAGAGCCTGTCGCACATGCATCTGGAGAATTTAAATCATAGAAAAAGTCAATGAacgagaagaaaagaaagagtggAGAGACACACCGAAAGTCCCTCCcctgctcttgagttcaaagtTACATAggaaaaattagggtttacctTGAGAACTTTCTgactcaaaataaaaaaaaaaccacataaTTATTTTAAATGCTTATAGAGGAAGTAACTTATTTAGATATAAATAGTCATGTATCAGTAATATTATATAAGTTACAAAATTAACACGAATTAACTATTGAAGCTTTAGAATTGTCTTCACTAAAGTTATTTTGAACCTTTTTTTGTGGCAAGTTATCAACAAGTTAGGGTCAGTAGGCAACTGATTGTTGTCTtattaataatatgaaaaaattaaaaaattagcaGTTGGATGATGCCCTTAAAAAGTGTCGTCTTGCAAACATTATGTCTCCTTAAAAGGTGGTTTTTTAGCTAGATTTTGAAGCTTGATTTATCGGTATGGGTGACACTCTCCAGGCtatattttctgcaaaaaaaaaaaaaaaaaaccctagaCGGGCAAGATTGTTTGCCCTTTTTTAATGTCATTCTGATCAAAACTAGGTTCATCACAAACTCAGTTTTAAGTGTCATAAAAAAACTGCCTTAAACAACATTTTGGAGGCAAACCAACATTTTGCCTCCATTTAAATATGTCATCAAAGAACGGTAAGGTACAACCcaattaattttcaaatatatcttttttttttaaatgaaaagttattaataatttttactACAAAAGTTTACTTTAGCAAAGCACATAAGTTGAAATAGTAGCAGGCACTACACTCAAGTTGAATTGTATTCCTAAGTTCACACAAGTTTCCAAACACCTCTAGATCCTGTGGATAAGAGGGAGGGGGTCAGCATCTCACTCGAGCGGCTGTGTTCTCTCCCATACATACAGGTGACTTTTGTAAGGGAGCATGTCTAGAAACAAGATGACAAAATATTATAGTCAAAATTATTTTTCCCTCTTATTGAATGCCAACAACTATCTCTCACAAATAACTATAATAGTGCCAAGGTCTCGTGAACCTGAGATTAGAAGTCAGTTGTGAATGCTTGTCACTGCCATGATAGTAGTCCTCTTCCTTCACTGACAGCCTGAGCTTAATTTTTCGAACTGCACTGACCACAACGCGAGCCAAGTTGGTGAAAGGACTGCCTTCCGGCCTCACGTTCCTGCAGCACCACTTGGCTGGAACAAACAGCGCGAAACTAACGGCGCACAGCACTGCACAAAGTCCATAGCCCCAGTTCCATCCCACGTTGTCCATGATGTAAACGATCACCGTCGACGGTAGAAAAGTCGAGACTGTGGTCGTGAGGAAAAAGTAACTGACAAACCTTTCCTGCTCCTCCTTCCTGTCAAACTGGTCTGCGCCGATCGTAACGTAGGTGAAGCTGGTTCCTGCTGTGCCCAATGTGGTGACGCTGAAGGCCAAGCACAGGAAGGCAAACTGGGTCGGCGTGGGGGGTTGGCACGAGCCAAGTTGGTGGCTGCACGAAGGTGGCGCCAAGGATGGAAGCGATGCTGCCAATGCTAACATCAAAGTCCCCTGAAAGATCACCAGAAACGTATGTGGGCATGTATGCAATTAGATGAGAATTATTTTGTGCTGTCTTTATTAATATGATGAGGGGAggaatatttcatcctactacTACCCAGCAAGCCAGCAAGAGGAGAACCGAAGTAGCCTTTGCATTTCTCCATATCTCCCAAGTGTATTAGTCTTGCTTTGGGCGTTTCAAGATGATGCCCTCActatgctttaacttgcatattaATACATCTTTTTTGCAGCACAAGAAGTTAATATTACGAATATTTTAAATGAAGACTGCCAACCTACCAACATCCGTTCTATCCGTTGTGCCAAACTCCTCGAGcatttttgtttatctttacTAGGCAAATGTTGtgcttaattatatatataaatcgtAGGTCAAGGATGGTAAGTAATCATGCATGGACTCTTACTTGGAACACAGAACTTCCAATTATTTGATTAGTACACAGATTCTTTACATCGAGTTGATGGTTCAGATCAGCAGGAGATgatgttaattttttcattgtttgatcaactttgcTGAAGTAAGATATCACAACCAGATGCGTCAAGCAAGGCAACTAAAATGATAAGGGCCTTTGAGCTAGCGCTGGACAGGAGCTGATTCAGTGTCTGCTTGAGCTGGGCTGGATTTTTCACAAACATAGCTGGAACTCAGCTCAAATTTAATTTGAACTCAAGGTCTAGCTTATCATAAGTGGTTCAGCTAAAATGAGCCCACCCGATTATTAGGAAAGTTattgattttgtgaaaatacATATTCTTAGGGGTCATTTGGTATTGggaaaaacaacaaattcttAAGTTCAACTTTGACGTGTTATATTGTCGAGTGGAGTTTGAGTTTGTTCTATCGAACTGACTTGAGTTCAAGTATTGagttgaactcaagctcgagtttttttGAGTCGAGTAGAGatcgagctggctcaactcaaGCTCAATTCAGATTTCAAGGAAGCAACATTAGCTCAGCAAAATATCAGGATCACAAACCGATGGCCTCCATCCAAAAGGAA contains these protein-coding regions:
- the LOC116254080 gene encoding protein NRT1/ PTR FAMILY 2.3-like isoform X3, with the protein product MGKEKGEDEQEMASLAEEGSLVPALAIGMPNHQKVGQTSSKKGGGWVTAPFILGSSLASSIACYGATIDLLQFLVLRFNISNIRASQITNIINSVTSLSPVAGAVLCDSYLGCFLTISLFTFISFLGTLMLALAASLPSLAPPSCSHQLGSCQPPTPTQFAFLCLAFSVTTLGTAGTSFTYVTIGADQFDRKEEQERFVSYFFLTTTVSTFLPSTVIVYIMDNVGWNWGYGLCAVLCAVSFALFVPAKWCCRNVRPEGSPFTNLARVVVSAVRKIKLRLSVKEEDYYHGSDKHSQLTSNLSFINKAALIAGGDTHLDGSIAKRWRLCTIQEVEDLKPLIRLFPLWSTGIYLTVATAVQTNLTILQSLVMDRSLGSSFKVDGSTAAYPSSQDRRGTCDNHRWLGRHGLC
- the LOC116255327 gene encoding protein NRT1/ PTR FAMILY 2.7-like — its product is MEKETENIEQEMASLEEEGGLVPALATEMPNEKVGQTSPKNGGGWVTAPFILGSSLASTIASCGVTINLLQFLVRRFNISNIRASQITNIINSVTCLSPVAGAVLCDSYLGCFLTISVFTFISFLGTLMLALAASLPSMAPPSCNHQLGSCQPPTRTQFAFLCLAFSVTTLGTAGTSFTYVTMGSNQFDRKEEQERFASYYFLTTTVSTLVPSLVTVYVMDNVGWNWGYGLCAVLSALCLALFVPAKWCCRDTRPEGSPFINLARVVVCATRKTKLRLSVKEEDYYHGSGKHSELTSSFSFLNKASLITVGDTHLDGSIAKRWRLCTVQEVEDLKTLIRLFPLWSTGIYLNTAIAVQINLTILQSLAMDRSLGSSFKIPAASFKVFSYISMAISLPLMDRFLYPFSRSLLRRPFTLLHKIGMGHVLAIIGLAAMAWVERRRIQVMHQRGLAFPGDHLDAVVPISALWLVLPLVIFGVGSAFYVPNLVNLYYQEFPASLKNLGASVSLLSLGIGYYLSTTVVHALQNATPWLTDDINRGRVDNVYWMLAGLGGLNFLYYILCARLYELHCSD
- the LOC116254080 gene encoding protein NRT1/ PTR FAMILY 2.3-like isoform X2 is translated as MGKEKGEDEQEMASLAEEGSLVPALAIGMPNHQKVGQTSSKKGGGWVTAPFILGSSLASSIACYGATIDLLQFLVLRFNISNIRASQITNIINSVTSLSPVAGAVLCDSYLGCFLTISLFTFISFLGTLMLALAASLPSLAPPSCSHQLGSCQPPTPTQFAFLCLAFSVTTLGTAGTSFTYVTIGADQFDRKEEQESFINKAALIAGGDTHLDGSIAKRWRLCTIQEVEDLKPLIRLFPLWSTGIYLTVATAVQTNLTILQSLVMDRSLGSSFKVPAASFQVFFYASMAISLPLIDRFFYPFSRLMVRRPLTLLHKIGVGHVITIVGLAAMACVEARRLQVIHQRGLAVAGDHLDAVVPISALWLVLPLVILGVGSAFYIPNQVNLYYQEFPASLKNVGTSMSSLAVGIGYYLSTTLVHAVQKATPWLTDDIDRGRVDNVYWLLVALGALNFLYYVLCAKLYELKSSG
- the LOC116254080 gene encoding protein NRT1/ PTR FAMILY 2.3-like isoform X1, whose product is MGKEKGEDEQEMASLAEEGSLVPALAIGMPNHQKVGQTSSKKGGGWVTAPFILGSSLASSIACYGATIDLLQFLVLRFNISNIRASQITNIINSVTSLSPVAGAVLCDSYLGCFLTISLFTFISFLGTLMLALAASLPSLAPPSCSHQLGSCQPPTPTQFAFLCLAFSVTTLGTAGTSFTYVTIGADQFDRKEEQERFVSYFFLTTTVSTFLPSTVIVYIMDNVGWNWGYGLCAVLCAVSFALFVPAKWCCRNVRPEGSPFTNLARVVVSAVRKIKLRLSVKEEDYYHGSDKHSQLTSNLSFINKAALIAGGDTHLDGSIAKRWRLCTIQEVEDLKPLIRLFPLWSTGIYLTVATAVQTNLTILQSLVMDRSLGSSFKVPAASFQVFFYASMAISLPLIDRFFYPFSRLMVRRPLTLLHKIGVGHVITIVGLAAMACVEARRLQVIHQRGLAVAGDHLDAVVPISALWLVLPLVILGVGSAFYIPNQVNLYYQEFPASLKNVGTSMSSLAVGIGYYLSTTLVHAVQKATPWLTDDIDRGRVDNVYWLLVALGALNFLYYVLCAKLYELKSSG